The DNA window ATTTGAATTATTCTCCGCGTTTATAGTTATCATTTACGcatgtgattaaaaaaataagaagaaatttaACGATTCttgatcctctttttttttttttttttgttattgaagttgtgttgttttgaagaaaataactGAAATGATTATTGCAATTAAGCTAGCTTGAGCCctaattaattcaagttttgtAGAAGATTATTGATTATGTTTTGGATCTGCAGGAGAAATTAGAATATAGTAATTGATGGAAGGAAATGGTGGTGATGCTGCCAATGTGGTGGGACCTGTTGCGAAGTGGAGAAATGATTTCTCTCGGGCATTCCAATACTATCTCGACCGATCCACTCCTCATCCGATGCAGAGGTGGCTTGGAACTCTTGCGGTTGCAGCAATTTATGTGTTGCGTGTTTTCTATGCTCAAGGGTTTTACATTGTGTCTTATGGTCTTGGGATTTATATCTTGAACTTGTTGATTGGGTTTCTGTCACCCAAGGTTGATCCTGAACTTGAAGTTTTGGATGGGGCTTCTTTGCCAACTAAAGGATCGGATGAGTTCAAGCCCTTTATCCGCCGCCTTCCTGAGTTTAAGTTCTGGTaatcaagattttcttttgCAGTATAGTAGATGATTCCGTTTGTTTTGGTATATTAGCTAGTGTTTGGGTGGAATGCCTGAGTAGGTTATGCAATTGATTTTCCAGCATGTTCTTTGTACTCCAGCATGTTTTTGGTGTTCGTGCTGGTATTAGTTTCCATTAATATTTATCTGTCAGGCTTTATTTATCCTTACAAGCAGGTGTCATTTTTTTGTCCTGCATGGGTTTTGCTTATGATTGCTTTGTCCATTTTAATCTTGAAGCATAGGATATCAGAAATACTATTTTGATTAAAGCGTAAAAATCTAAAAGTTAGTATGAAGTGCTGCTTTCATCTGCTGGTGTGGTAGGAAATTTAGTTGGAGAACACTCAATGTTACATAGAGATTTAGCACTTTGCATTTTGTTGACCCTATACATGCCAGTTATAATTTCTGTGGAATATTATTAATGTTTCATGGCGTTGGTGTCATTAATGCCGCATGATTTCTACACTTGGAATCTGTATTCTGTATCagataataaattcaaaagggTATTAACACGTGGCATGGATGTGGACAATCCATATAACCTCTGGTGGATTGAAACCAGTTTGTTGCCAACAAAACACACACTACcataatttgtttgattattgCCATCTTTGTTTGCTAGCTGTTGTTGGCTTAAATTATACTCTGTAAGAGCCGATATTAGAAgggtactcttttttttttccttttttttttttgggggggggggaggtCTTGCAACAAGTTATACCTTTTGGCTTTTCAACATCACACTGACTGAGGAACTAGAAACTATTGCTAAGAGGCTTGAAAAAGGTTTATAAAAAATCCTGTTGGCATGGGACCAGCTGCATATGCAAGTTGACGAGGAAAGATTACAAAGAGCTTTAACAACAGACATCATAGGTTAATTAGTCAACAAGAAGACAATATTGTTGGTAAGCTTTAGTGGCCCTAGATCTTGCAAGTCAGGAAGAAGATACACGTTGTCTCAGTCTGATCAACATCATTTATTCTGACAGAGCCCCATTCTAAGATGTTACTGAATGAACAGAATCCATCTCACACTTTGCACTCTGACCatatcttattttctatgaattcCAGACCCCAAAAAtgacttgtttttttggttCTGCTTTCAGGTACGCCATCACCAAGGCTTTTTGTGTGGCCTTCCTAATGACCTTCTTTTCTATATTTGATGTCCCTGTTTTCTGGCCCATATTACTCTGCTATTGGATTGTTCTGTTTGTCCTCACAATGAAGCGCCAACTCATGCACATGATGAAGTACAAATATGTTCCATTCAGCCTAGGAAAGCAGGTAAGAGCTTTGGAGAGTTTTCTTGTAACCACCCCTCTCCTCTCCCTTTTGCCACCATCTCCTATATTCTCTTTCAGTCGTGGTAATTGATGgctggttttcttttcttttttttgtttgaacacACAAATGGAGTTAAAATGCACATTggatgtttccttttctttttccagttAAAATGCAGTAactcctttccttttgtttttttgcagaGGTATGGCAAGAAGAAGTCTGATGCAAGCAGCAGTGGCTTGATGAGGGACTAAGCTATGACATGTCCTGAAGCCTTCCAGATgtcttgcttttaattttttgaaggtTTTCCTGTCTACGTCAAGTACCATATGCAAAACTCAATAGGATTTGAAAAtttcatattgttttatatttttagttgtagCAGTCACTAGCATGACTTTACAATCACACATTTTCTGCGTTAGCTGGAGATATTCCTTTATACATTAGAATTCTTCTagtattctatttttttagtctAGTGAATCAATCGTGCTTGATGGTGAGCCGCCCTACTTTGTTTAGTATTTGAAGATGCCTGAGCTGTCAGTGTGTGTGAATTGATGTTTGAGCTGTACATTGATTGAGAAAATCCCACTTGTATGATTTTGAACCAATGGCGAGACCTGGTTGGATTCTGTATTCATCTCACTGACTACAGTTTATATGTATGAATCAAAATTCGTTTTCAACTTCAACGCAAATTGTAAAATTTTCAGATCACAATTTCCCACCTTCTTCCTCCCCTGTTCCTTACACATCCGCTGACCATTTCGTTTCCTTGGATGTTGTGTGTTCTAAAATGAcattccatatattttttttaattttgaagtcgCAGAAATCGATTAAATTGCACTGTGTGTGCTTTGCTGTCCCTTGCAGTGACTTGTGTGAATGGATTGTATTTGGATTCAATGTTTCAAGTTTCAACTGTATTTGAATCATGATCATCTTGATTTAATATGTGGTTAATAGTATATAATCAGCATTTGTTCGGAATGCTCTAAATTGGTTTTACGTTAAGGTTTTATCAATACCATAAAAAGCTAGGCGTGAACCTAACCCAAAGCACAAAAAGGATCAAACTGGGTCAAGGCTTGTTCAGACTGGAATCCATGTAAACCCAATGCGAAGCCGAAATGGTCCACCAATTTGTCTCTTGTGGTTCATCTGCTGATCTACATTCATGGATTCATCCTGTTGGAGGTCAGATTCCTTGCAGTCTCTCTCCTGGGGACAGCCAGAAGTTTGCTTGAAGTTTCCTCGGCGAATCACCAATTCTGACCTCGTGCTGCCCCGAAAACGAGTGTGAGCAACACTGAATCACAAGGGAGAAATTAGTTAGTGTAGCCATGAATCAGCAAGGAGCCAAAGCCGATTGAAGAAAAAAGTGACTCACGACATGGTCAATTTGAATAATTGAATATCTCAAGCCATAATCATATTCTCAGATATCACCTGGCTGCTCCATTGCTAGACGGCTAGAATGAGTGGGGGTGAAGTACAAAATACCACAAAAGCAGGCTTGGCACGTATGTATTGGCTAGGGCCATGGCAATGATGCCAGATGGAAATGTCTAATCATGTACCAACTTGTATATCAAATCTCCAACAACTGAATAGCAAACGTCTCGAATATGTTATTTTGATACTAATTGACtttaaaattgaaagacaaatGTATAACAAATTGGAGCAGTACTTTGCTGAATTTTATATTGACAACGTTTCTCGGACATGGCCAGCTAATTATAGGCATAGAAACTCTCCCTCTATATCTGCAATAGAACTCTCAAATAATATCGGACTGTACCACTTTTCCCCTACAAATGACTGGGAGAATTTTTCtagtgattttcttcttctgggCTCTCCTCGCAATTGTCACCCCTACACTAGTTCTCTTATCAGAATCTTCAAAACCTTACTTGGATTTAAATGGTAAGGatttcttaacatttttatGTTAGGTGAGTTGTTGAGCCTCATTTCTTGAATCTGTAGAACTAATAGTAAGTTGCATGTTTTTTCTTAAGATGTTGCAGTTGAGAAAAAGGGTGGGGTGCTGAAGCCTAGGAGAATGATGGGGTACTTGGAGAAACAACCGAGAATAGAAGAAATAGCTCTGGCATCAATATTGCAGGCACCGACACCAGCTCCAGAACCAGAACCAGAACCAGAACCAGAACCAGTTTCTGGAATTAGAGAGGCTATTTTGACAAGGTTTCTTAAGAAGAGATGAGGCTGGTGATCATCAAACTTGCTCTCATGGCTATGTAGGTTTGATTTCAGATTCTTTGGTTATTTAAACAAACTCTTTGAAGGCTCTAATCTTGTTcgaatgtcataaaaaaaatagtgtagCAGTTGAAGACAGAACTTGTAGATGTATATACCTGTGCTATAGAAACAATTGCGTCAGAAATTTTCTTGTGCTGTGAATCAAGTTTTTGTAAAGGGCAAAGAAAACGAGTGGAAATAattttcctgatttttttttcactcggCCATTCATAGGCGACAGCTTTCTTCAGAGCAGAAGAAAAGCTGTCTCTTCAAAATTTGGTTCTAAGGTAGAAGATAAGAATAACTATTGTTTAAGCTTTAAGTTTTCAAGAAATTTTCAAATGCCAGGTGCTAGAGAGCCATTTGTGGATGATCAGTCGAGCAATATTCTGATATCTGAGGATAAAGAAACTTCCTTTCacgttatttttttcataagcaACCTGGCATATTAATTATGCCCAGTCAACAGCACATGACAAACCAATCCCACAATGTTGAGGATCCTTCCTTAAGGTGGATATCAGAATTGTTTGGAACTGTTGTTGGATGGTGAGTTAAGAAACCAAGGCACATCAAACAGTCAAATGGTTAGAAACACCCAACCTAGAGGTTAGAGCCCTATCGATCGTTCCTCTACATGGCCTTAGTTCTGCCTGTCCCTTCATCATTTGGCTCTAGGCTgcaatgggattttttttttttattgtaatgacCGCAATGGAATTAAGTCTCTCAAGTAGTGATTATGATAATAAGCTAACCCATTTGGATTGTGATGGGGATCaaccctttttctttcctttatttaCAAGTTTTCTTGCTACCTATCTAGTGTATTGCTGGTTTAAGTTAAATCATATGTAGTTTTCTATGCCAACCTAATGAGTGTCATCAGTGagatcataaaaattaagccaAAGAAATGCAGCCCATGATCCTAGCACGACGTTCACGTCTCAGTTAAGCAGCTTGCTCGGTTCCATTGCATCCGGTTTTTAGAGTCAAGCAATATGAGCTTGCATGCTTGTTCTTGTTGGCATTGGCTGGATATGGAAGTTCTTCCTGAAATTGGAAATCCAGAATGGTTTTCTTTGGTAATCTCTTGGCAATCAACACTCAACAGAGCTATTTCTTTACTGTTCATCCTCCTAAACTGAAATGGGAATTCAGCATTCCGAAGGCTGCTATTCGACCATGACAGCTTTAACACCAAAATACTGTTTCCCTTTATTTGTGTCATTTCTATTCATTGGCTGACTTTGCTTTGCTATCAGCTTCCTGATTTTAGTTTTTGGAATAAG is part of the Populus trichocarpa isolate Nisqually-1 chromosome 2, P.trichocarpa_v4.1, whole genome shotgun sequence genome and encodes:
- the LOC7471945 gene encoding protein RER1B codes for the protein MEGNGGDAANVVGPVAKWRNDFSRAFQYYLDRSTPHPMQRWLGTLAVAAIYVLRVFYAQGFYIVSYGLGIYILNLLIGFLSPKVDPELEVLDGASLPTKGSDEFKPFIRRLPEFKFWYAITKAFCVAFLMTFFSIFDVPVFWPILLCYWIVLFVLTMKRQLMHMMKYKYVPFSLGKQRYGKKKSDASSSGLMRD
- the LOC127904960 gene encoding uncharacterized protein LOC127904960 isoform X2, coding for MTGRIFLVIFFFWALLAIVTPTLVLLSESSKPYLDLNVEKKGGVLKPRRMMGYLEKQPRIEEIALASILQAPTPAPEPEPEPEPEPVSGIREAILTRFLKKR
- the LOC127904960 gene encoding uncharacterized protein LOC127904960 isoform X1, with product MTGRIFLVIFFFWALLAIVTPTLVLLSESSKPYLDLNDVAVEKKGGVLKPRRMMGYLEKQPRIEEIALASILQAPTPAPEPEPEPEPEPVSGIREAILTRFLKKR